A region from the Sphingomonas brevis genome encodes:
- a CDS encoding ATP-binding protein, producing MGEMVARENLGLFDTPPGRLEIRLAVAIVIGLFAAVLIILPFANIPLPSSNAFPPSIDAVMFADELIIGALLYSQAAVFRSRALVVLASGYVFAALLLVPHALTFPGAFSPDGLLGAKISTAAWLAVFRRTVFPTAIIIYALLKRTDSTALVEAERLPVRVLPAVLGAMALAVLATILATSGHDLLPPIFVDATRGVWTSLVVLNLVVIALSATGLYLLYRQKRSVLDMWLMVALAAWLAQSLLNMPLYARFTLGFYCLFGMMLASNLIVMLALIADSNRLYARLALSTAARDRERDARLMSMDAVAAAIAHEVGQPLAAAKLSASAGLSWLDREQPDTARAAQSMRETIDAGNRTFEVIKSIRAMFSAESGSISEVDLNELVRETAALLDREMGVHRVSLQLSLDDDLPPILANRVQLQRVLINLLTNAIESLSTTRRRARTIAIKSERSGGRLQLEVSDSGGGIAPAKLASIFDPFFTTKSTGTGLGLSLSRTIIEELGGKISAAPGKLHGATFNIQLPIRSTVTAVRGSPIA from the coding sequence ATGGGAGAGATGGTGGCGCGGGAAAATCTGGGGCTATTCGACACACCGCCCGGCCGGCTGGAAATCCGGCTGGCAGTCGCCATCGTCATCGGGCTTTTCGCTGCTGTCCTAATCATTCTGCCATTTGCCAATATTCCCCTGCCCAGCAGCAACGCCTTTCCACCGTCGATAGACGCGGTGATGTTCGCCGACGAGCTGATCATCGGCGCCCTGCTATATTCCCAGGCCGCCGTGTTTCGGTCGCGAGCGCTGGTCGTACTTGCGTCTGGCTATGTCTTCGCCGCGCTGCTGCTGGTTCCGCACGCCCTGACCTTTCCCGGCGCGTTCAGTCCCGATGGCCTGCTCGGCGCAAAGATCAGCACGGCGGCATGGCTCGCCGTCTTTCGCCGGACCGTCTTTCCTACCGCAATCATCATATACGCCCTGTTGAAACGAACCGACTCCACCGCCCTGGTGGAGGCGGAGCGTTTGCCAGTGCGCGTCCTGCCAGCGGTGTTGGGAGCGATGGCGCTGGCGGTGCTGGCTACTATCCTGGCGACTTCCGGCCACGACTTGCTGCCGCCAATCTTCGTCGATGCGACGCGGGGCGTGTGGACGAGTTTGGTCGTCCTCAACCTGGTCGTCATCGCGCTGTCGGCGACGGGGCTGTATCTGCTCTACCGCCAGAAGCGGTCGGTGCTCGACATGTGGCTGATGGTCGCGCTCGCCGCCTGGCTGGCCCAGTCCCTGCTCAACATGCCGCTTTATGCCCGCTTCACGCTCGGCTTCTATTGCCTGTTCGGAATGATGCTGGCTTCGAACCTGATCGTCATGCTCGCGTTGATCGCCGACTCAAACCGCCTCTACGCGCGGCTTGCCTTGTCCACGGCGGCGCGCGATCGGGAGCGCGATGCACGACTGATGTCGATGGACGCGGTGGCGGCCGCCATCGCCCATGAGGTCGGACAGCCGCTTGCCGCCGCCAAGCTCAGCGCATCGGCCGGCCTCAGCTGGCTCGACCGTGAGCAGCCGGACACGGCCCGGGCAGCCCAGTCGATGCGCGAAACGATCGACGCCGGCAATCGCACCTTCGAGGTGATCAAGAGCATCCGCGCGATGTTTTCCGCGGAGTCCGGATCGATCAGCGAAGTCGACCTTAACGAGCTGGTGCGCGAAACCGCCGCGCTGCTCGACCGGGAAATGGGCGTCCACCGGGTTTCGCTGCAGCTTTCGCTGGACGATGACCTGCCGCCGATCCTCGCCAACCGGGTCCAGTTGCAGCGGGTGCTGATCAACCTCCTCACCAACGCCATCGAATCCCTCAGCACGACCAGGCGGCGGGCCCGGACGATCGCGATCAAATCGGAGCGATCGGGCGGCAGGTTGCAGCTTGAAGTCAGCGATTCCGGCGGCGGCATCGCCCCCGCCAAGCTGGCCAGCATCTTCGATCCTTTCTTCACCACCAAGTCGACCGGGACCGGGCTTGGCCTCTCGCTGTCCCGGACGATCATCGAGGAACTTGGCGGAAAAATATCGGCCGCGCCTGGCAAGCTCCACGGCGCGACATTCAACATACAATTGCCGATCCGCTCGACAGTGACCGCTGTCCGGGGCTCGCCAATTGCCTGA
- a CDS encoding TonB-dependent receptor has product MSARPFLYAFAWLGLALPDRVSAEQAAPATDTGEVIVVTAQRRPEPPEDVPISLTALSGKRLEDYQATDMASLGKVVPSLHMTRTGAFTQPFLRGVGKRSTLGVENSVATYVDGVYLASAISALLDLRGIDRIEVLNGPQGTLFGRNTTGGVIQVITRDPDPGLSGEIALHVGTYGYLRGDAYLTGGNDLIAGNLAVSLSRNGGYGTNLFTGKKDQGEVDHSLVARSKLLWRPTESLTLTLAGDYQDVEQDFTQLPVEGFHAAGNPRLLDFRDSDHDGSNRMHFKYGGVSLKADAELGDISLMSLTALRRMQARYHADLDLGPEPLLTGDPDARQDQFTQELQLRSGEASPFRWVAGLYYLRLEERYDPTTFTLGGSYSADRGGRTFQSIEDEGEVSSYAAYGQGTLPIGPSTRLTAGLRYTIEHRSVDARGERLFDNPPFVRPVPGLPLLDEEPLEQDSSFRKLTWRASVDHDFSNALLGYAVVSRGFQSGGWNLQSPQAPAFAPETLDDYEAGLKYADAAGRFKADAAFFYYDYRDLQVSAFTAAGSVTTNATTADIYGIDLQLAARVGLSTNLSFGAQWLHARFNRFDNATCTDYSQDAVALYSPVQCDATGNHLPFAPEYKANLGVTQRLGLGRSGTLLLAGNLAYNDGYYAEPDNEVRQGGYATLDLSAEWRPAGRGPAIRLWVLNLTDAHYYATLVTFPTTGVLQRPAEPRRFGLSASYSF; this is encoded by the coding sequence GTGTCCGCAAGGCCATTCCTTTATGCATTCGCGTGGCTCGGCCTGGCGCTGCCCGACCGCGTCTCGGCCGAGCAGGCCGCGCCCGCCACCGATACGGGAGAGGTGATTGTCGTCACCGCCCAGCGCCGGCCGGAGCCGCCCGAGGACGTTCCGATCTCCCTCACCGCCCTCTCCGGCAAGCGGCTGGAGGATTATCAGGCGACCGACATGGCCAGCCTCGGCAAGGTCGTCCCCAGCCTCCACATGACCCGCACCGGCGCCTTCACCCAGCCCTTCCTGCGCGGGGTCGGCAAGCGCTCCACCCTCGGCGTCGAAAACAGCGTCGCCACCTATGTCGACGGAGTCTATCTCGCTTCGGCGATCAGCGCCCTGCTCGACCTTCGCGGAATCGATCGGATCGAGGTGCTGAACGGCCCGCAGGGGACGCTGTTCGGCCGCAATACGACCGGCGGCGTGATCCAGGTCATCACCCGCGACCCCGATCCGGGACTGAGTGGCGAGATCGCGCTTCACGTCGGCACTTACGGCTACCTTCGCGGCGACGCTTACCTTACCGGCGGCAACGACCTGATCGCCGGCAATTTGGCCGTCAGCCTGTCGCGGAACGGCGGCTACGGCACCAACCTCTTCACCGGCAAGAAGGACCAGGGCGAGGTCGACCACAGCCTGGTCGCGCGCAGCAAATTGCTCTGGCGTCCGACGGAAAGCCTGACCCTGACCCTGGCCGGCGACTATCAGGACGTCGAGCAGGATTTCACCCAGCTGCCGGTCGAAGGATTTCATGCGGCCGGCAATCCGCGCCTGCTCGATTTCCGCGACAGCGACCATGACGGATCGAACCGGATGCACTTCAAATATGGCGGCGTCTCGCTGAAGGCCGACGCCGAGCTTGGCGACATCAGCCTGATGAGCCTCACCGCCCTGCGCCGGATGCAGGCGCGCTACCATGCCGATCTCGATCTCGGGCCGGAGCCGCTGCTGACCGGCGACCCCGATGCCAGGCAGGATCAGTTCACCCAGGAGTTGCAGCTCCGGTCGGGCGAAGCTTCACCCTTTCGCTGGGTAGCAGGCCTCTATTATCTCCGCCTCGAGGAACGCTACGACCCGACGACATTCACCCTGGGCGGCAGCTATTCGGCGGATCGCGGCGGCCGCACCTTTCAGTCGATCGAGGACGAAGGCGAGGTCTCGTCCTACGCCGCATATGGCCAGGGCACCTTGCCGATCGGCCCGTCGACCCGCCTGACCGCCGGCCTTCGCTATACGATCGAGCATCGCTCGGTCGATGCGCGCGGCGAGCGCCTGTTCGACAATCCGCCCTTCGTCCGCCCGGTTCCTGGCCTGCCCCTGCTCGACGAGGAGCCGCTCGAGCAGGACAGCAGCTTCCGCAAGCTGACCTGGCGCGCGTCCGTCGACCATGATTTCTCGAACGCCCTGTTGGGCTATGCCGTCGTCAGTCGCGGTTTCCAGAGCGGCGGCTGGAACCTGCAGTCGCCGCAGGCCCCGGCATTCGCCCCGGAAACGCTCGACGATTATGAAGCGGGACTCAAATATGCCGACGCTGCCGGCCGATTCAAGGCAGACGCCGCCTTTTTCTACTATGATTACAGGGACCTGCAGGTCTCGGCGTTCACTGCTGCCGGTTCGGTCACGACCAATGCCACCACTGCCGACATCTACGGAATCGATCTGCAGCTTGCCGCGCGGGTCGGTCTATCGACCAACCTGTCGTTCGGCGCGCAGTGGCTGCATGCCCGGTTCAATCGCTTCGACAATGCGACCTGCACCGATTACAGCCAGGATGCCGTGGCCCTCTATTCGCCGGTGCAATGCGACGCGACCGGAAACCACCTGCCTTTCGCGCCGGAGTATAAGGCCAATCTGGGCGTCACCCAGCGGCTTGGCCTGGGCAGGTCGGGAACGCTGCTGCTTGCCGGCAACCTCGCTTACAATGACGGCTATTATGCCGAGCCGGACAATGAAGTCCGGCAAGGCGGCTATGCCACGCTCGACCTGTCAGCCGAGTGGCGGCCGGCCGGCCGCGGCCCGGCGATCCGGCTGTGGGTGCTCAACCTCACCGACGCCCATTATTATGCGACGCTGGTGACCTTCCCCACGACCGGCGTGCTGCAACGGCCGGCCGAGCCGCGCCGCTTCGGCCTTTCGGCATCCTATTCCTTCTGA
- a CDS encoding alkaline phosphatase D family protein has protein sequence MLDRRQFIQAAAAMGAAFAWGGPARASRVKWTERRNLYPHGVASGDPDPHSVILWTRRPYEAGKRQMLTVEVAEDAAFRRVVAHAPAPVSAASDWTARVLVGGLKPSHTYWYRFTDAQGNGSRVGRTITAPAADDPRTINFAFVSCQDINESKLNAYRRMIFEDERAQPADQIEFVLHLGDFIYEVVQYPEEGKPRFDRKLYEVARIPDSLKVRNYHLPTTLEGYRAVWKGFLADPDLQDARARWPFICTWDNHEFSWQGWQSILKAPSIEQPGQTIKVAANQAWFENIPARVKAPSGTFDEFGSVAVKNVKIDKFGDDGLGLEPNNIAAINSLIIYRALRFGRHLDLLLTDERSYRGPNPFEESATDKLADWADYGMFPDDLLQALDGGRAFNGGNPPAELEFNGAKVPNPNKDKPPQTILGGTQKAWFKNRLRTSGATWKIWASSQCTLEQRADPENFPEGLTKQKWPAGRFANVQGGDFGSAWVERSEIYDLVRDAKITGLAIVSGDLHSFWAGYASAQLPPGKFEPIGLSFTGGSISSVGGAEAHEYVIKKDDKFRPLYLADRPGAAKPEHTYNMMLRHGVRSCFEYAKSFDRAKALALANPDVAPHLEFVDIGGHGYAKVRLSSEEMRTEFVCIPRPVTRSERPDGGPLRYRVAHTAKLWKPGEAPKLVAEVLEGDPGLSI, from the coding sequence ATGCTCGACCGCCGGCAATTCATCCAGGCCGCCGCTGCAATGGGCGCCGCATTCGCCTGGGGCGGCCCGGCCCGCGCGTCGCGCGTCAAATGGACCGAGCGGCGCAATCTCTATCCCCACGGCGTGGCGTCGGGCGATCCCGATCCGCACAGCGTGATCCTGTGGACCCGCCGGCCGTATGAGGCGGGCAAGCGGCAAATGCTGACCGTTGAAGTGGCGGAGGATGCGGCGTTCCGACGGGTCGTGGCGCATGCGCCCGCGCCGGTCAGCGCCGCGTCCGACTGGACCGCCCGGGTGCTGGTCGGTGGCCTCAAGCCTTCGCACACCTATTGGTACCGTTTCACCGATGCCCAAGGGAATGGCAGCCGGGTCGGGCGGACGATTACCGCGCCGGCGGCGGACGATCCGCGGACCATCAACTTCGCCTTCGTAAGCTGCCAGGACATCAACGAAAGCAAGCTCAATGCCTACCGCCGAATGATCTTCGAAGACGAGCGGGCGCAGCCGGCAGACCAGATCGAATTCGTCCTGCACCTTGGCGATTTCATCTACGAGGTGGTCCAATATCCGGAGGAAGGGAAGCCCCGGTTCGACCGGAAGCTCTACGAGGTTGCACGGATTCCGGACTCGCTCAAAGTCCGTAACTATCATCTCCCGACGACGCTCGAGGGATACCGTGCGGTGTGGAAGGGCTTTCTCGCCGATCCCGACCTCCAGGATGCGCGGGCCCGCTGGCCGTTCATATGCACCTGGGACAATCACGAATTTTCTTGGCAGGGCTGGCAGAGCATCCTGAAAGCACCGTCGATTGAGCAGCCAGGGCAGACCATCAAGGTCGCGGCGAACCAGGCGTGGTTCGAAAATATTCCGGCGCGGGTGAAGGCGCCGAGCGGAACCTTTGACGAGTTCGGTTCCGTTGCCGTCAAGAACGTCAAGATCGACAAGTTCGGCGATGACGGCCTCGGTCTCGAGCCGAATAATATTGCCGCGATCAATAGCCTGATCATCTATCGTGCGCTGCGCTTCGGTCGCCATCTCGATCTGCTGCTCACCGACGAGCGCAGCTATCGCGGTCCGAACCCGTTCGAAGAGTCGGCGACCGATAAATTGGCTGACTGGGCCGATTACGGCATGTTCCCCGACGACCTGTTGCAGGCGCTTGACGGGGGACGCGCCTTCAACGGCGGCAATCCGCCTGCGGAACTGGAATTCAACGGCGCCAAGGTCCCTAACCCGAACAAGGACAAGCCGCCACAAACCATCCTTGGAGGGACTCAGAAAGCGTGGTTCAAGAACCGGCTGCGCACCTCGGGGGCGACCTGGAAGATTTGGGCCAGTTCGCAATGCACCCTGGAGCAGCGCGCCGATCCGGAGAACTTCCCCGAAGGGCTGACAAAACAGAAATGGCCGGCAGGAAGGTTCGCCAACGTGCAAGGCGGCGACTTCGGCAGCGCCTGGGTCGAGCGCAGCGAGATCTATGACCTGGTGCGTGACGCCAAGATAACCGGTCTGGCGATCGTTTCCGGTGACCTCCATAGTTTCTGGGCGGGTTACGCTTCTGCGCAATTGCCGCCCGGCAAGTTCGAACCGATCGGGCTGAGCTTCACCGGGGGATCTATATCGAGTGTGGGCGGCGCCGAAGCGCACGAGTATGTCATCAAGAAGGACGACAAATTCCGGCCGCTGTACCTTGCCGACCGGCCGGGCGCGGCGAAGCCCGAGCACACGTACAACATGATGTTGAGGCACGGGGTCCGGTCCTGCTTCGAATATGCCAAATCCTTCGATCGGGCGAAGGCGCTGGCCCTGGCCAACCCGGATGTCGCGCCGCACCTCGAGTTCGTCGATATCGGCGGGCATGGCTATGCCAAGGTGCGGCTCAGCAGTGAGGAGATGCGGACCGAATTCGTCTGCATCCCGCGCCCGGTGACGAGGAGCGAGCGCCCTGACGGCGGACCGCTGCGCTACCGCGTGGCGCATACAGCCAAGCTGTGGAAACCAGGCGAAGCGCCGAAGCTAGTCGCCGAGGTACTTGAAGGCGATCCGGGCCTTTCGATCTAG